The Mycteria americana isolate JAX WOST 10 ecotype Jacksonville Zoo and Gardens chromosome 2, USCA_MyAme_1.0, whole genome shotgun sequence genome contains the following window.
GGGCAATGTATTTATTCATCTCCCTTCCTCAACTCCTCACCTTGGAGCTGTAAGGAACTGTGTGGATAGCAGCTCTGTAGCCTGCATATACTTGTCCTAGAAAGAAAAGCCGGGCAGCTGAGTGGAGCTGGAGTTTCCCATTTGTGGAAAACCTATGGTAAAAAGCTAGGAAAGATCAGGAGTGTGAGTATGAGTCCCAGTTTGGGAGAGGACGTTTGCACATGTGACGCAAGATAAATTGTGTGGGCTTACCAGTCTAGTTAACACAGTTTGTGATGATAGGGGACTCAGGTTAAATAGGGACATGGAGCAATGGTTCTCACCTCGGGGTGATGACAGCATGAAGACAGAGGATATGGAGACACATGTCTTCCTGTTCATGCACACAGCCTGGcgcagagccaggggctgcttCTGGCACTGTCACAGATGGTGGTACCCCAGCAAACAGTCAAGAATACCTGGCCAGTACCAACACCACTAGCAAACTCAGCAAGAAGGTGCTGCACCTCATTCACATCTAGAGGAGCAAGTAAATTTATTCAAACAAATCATAAAGTCGTGGacacatacacatttttcctacttttttcaactatttttgttttaactctaTTCATCTTTACTACATATACAGGCTAAGCTTGAGACCATATGTATCCTTCTACCCAAAACAAGTGTCCATCATTTATTGGTAAAGTCATGCCTGTTCATGAACCTATGGTTATAATTCATAAGAAATATTCATAAGAATATTTGAATTCATATTAATAAGAAATACTTTCCTACCTTCTGGAATACATAGGTTATATTTCTAAAAAGATCGACCAACTGCTGTGAAGCTTTCCAAACTAGTTATCCCTTCAGGACTCTCAAGttcttttaaaagttcttttaacTGTGGGACTATATAGATAGAGCTTTATTActggaaaaaggacaaaaagcacATTAGAGAAAAACACTAAGAATATCTCAGTgtcaaattttgttttaacttttgtttaaaatttaacacaaaaaacTTCAAACACAGTTTAGCTTAGATAACGGAATTAACAAATTCTTAAGTTATCCCAGTCACATGTAATCTTTAACGTTCATATGTCTTGAATTGATGAAAGACAAAACTGAGTTATAGAAACTTCACAAGTTTCTACGATTTAGCTGAACTAAATGAAGCTGTGGTAAGTCCACTTAATACAGCTGAGTATGCACAAAGATCCCTACTGCAGTCCAGCTGCTACTTGGTAATTTGTTGCAAAAAGGTGACTGTGTGTTTAAAGAAAGACTGAACACAATGAGTGAAATCATCCCTGGGGAAGCCAAGCACAAAGCAGTTTGTGAGGGCTTGTGTTAGTCTTCTGTCAAGGGACAAATTTCACCTTGTGTAAATGAATCCTTTAACTTTGACCTACTGCAGCTATTACTCCTCTGAAcatttaaagattattttgtaAGTAGTCATCAGTATGACTCTTACAGTCCTGAAGATGAATATCCTTGAAAACTAcattcccaaataattttttagcTTGTCCTAACTAGTGCAGCCAATCAGAACAACAGTCCTGCAAGGGTATATTGAATTGCAGAACAAGAAGCACCTTGCCTAATTAAcattttgcaattttcttttcagttgctaTACTTACCTTTCTCACACTGCCCAAAATACAATGAGCTTCTGAGAGAAACCTTTGCAACAAGGGATTTCCAAAGACAACTCAAGCAGTACAGGGTAAAGTATTTTCAGTTCTGGAAATCTAATCAAAATGTACCACTTCTGTCAACATTATCTAACAGATAGGTTTAAAAAGTGGCAGTCAACATGCTCCTTCCAGATCTCTAATCTTCACAGTGGGTGTAGACAACATACCCAAAAAACAACTACAACATTATAGGTCTAGCTGGACTGGGCTATTCCCATCAACTGAAAATTGTGAGTCatagaaaagataaattattgACTACCTTGCAAAAAACCAGTCCACCTACCTTCTAGGAGagcagacaaaacaaaaactcagATCAAATCAGTGCCAATACCTCTCAAATCACTCCAATACCTCTCCATCTTTACTCCCAAGTAAACCAACTCCTCTGACGTCTCTGTCTATATAACTCTCTGCTAGTTCAGATTCCTCTTCCACCACAAAACGCTCACAGCTCAATTCCCCAGATTTTCTATAACAGCCTCAGTGCTTTCCTCAAGTACCTGTTCATGTCTCACACCCAAAGTCTTCATTCAGGTGCTCACTTATGTTTTGTTCTTGCCTCTGTAAggtattctttcctttctttctccaccaTCAAAATCTTTGCCATGAGTATGGAATCACTTGTCTATTCTGCTGCAACCTTCTTCTTCACAGGTTTATTCAAAATGACACTATCAAACTCACCTGTTTTTCTATAATCTTTAACCACTGTCCTCAGCCATCTACCTCTGTCTCTGCATCTGGGTATTATATGCAAGTGAAACATAATTCCTGGCTTTGCCAAATTTACACCATAACCTCCCTTCTGCTCAGTACCAACATCAGAATAATTCTGTTTATCACACTTCCTTTACGTACTTTTTGGATTTCTGCCAGACTTCCTCATATAGCTGTGTCCCCTCTACTCTGACCCCTTCTGAACATTCCCACCAAGCATAAAACACCACCATACTTCAAATCTGAACTCAGATCCCAACCTTGTCTAGATGAATAGGCCAAATTCTCTTACCCCTAGGCAATGGTTGATTGCTTAAGTGCAAAGTGCAAAGACTACCTTGTTTCTAAAAATTAGTATGTACTACTGTGTAGAAATGATGCAAAAAGGCCCTGTGtacaagtttgtttttttgtatTCCAgccatttctgaagtttttaGCCACTCATACAGGATACCCATTGAAGAAGTTGAACACTGAAAGAATTTGGAAGCTCTCTGACACTTTACAATATGAGgtaaataatataaagaaaattccCAAGGTCCAATAGAAACACTTACACTTCCTCAAAACTGGTTTTAGCTATTATTTCTATTGTTTATAAGACATCAAAAGAGGGTAGGTCTGTGCTTCCAAACTTTTTTGAACCACAGActgttttcagcttcttcccCAGAAACCCTCACCTAACATCAAACTTGCAACTGAAAATCCTGCAGACGCTATGACTGTATGAGGCTGCTGTGGGTCGTCCACCACTATAAAGAACACAAACCAATGGCTTACCAAATCCAATATTCTGTCAGTGACTGCATATGGAGAATTAGGCAAAAGCGTACCTTTGGATAAAATTGTCTTGTTACTCCTCCAAACCCCATCACAGAGTTATACAGGAATAAAATTTGTTGTTAGCAAAGAAACATAAGCATCCTTCCACAAAGATTTTATGCAAATTGTATAAGCAAGAGAAGTTATAATTTGCATACGGACAGTAGTGGTCAGAGTATTTTCAGGAATTAAGCAGCCATTGGAATGACACAAATGGTTATTTGTGCAAGTTTGGGAACCTGTCCTTAGCAAAGGAACCAGGCACATCACAAAGAATCATGGATTTTATAACAAAAGGGATAATGTAGTGCCCAACTCTCATGGGTATCTGAGTCCCACAGTCTGGTACCTCTGACTGGGATTTGAAAAAATCCTGAGCACCCTTAATTTAGCAACAAGCCCCACTTCATGTCACTTCAAAGTCTAGACTTATCTCAGCTGAAGCAAGTGAAAATCACAGTGTCTTGTGTTAAAAATTTATTGTTGCATGCTTTAatgcataattattttaaaactgaaatattaatgataaaTTGGTCATCAGTACTGAGATATTCCCTAGAAAACTGAGGCAGTTTTAAGGTAGATTTCACAAGCAACATGTAATACTTGGGTGTGATGCTAATGAATTTACCTCTGTCCTGCAGTTTCTCAAAGGTCCAACTTTGGTCAAAGCAGTCTTGAATGGATCGTTAGCCAGGGCCTTAAGTTAAGTGAAATGTTAACATGTTGGGACACCTCACTGTAATTTCAGTGAGGTCACCCTTCCATATTTTCCAAATGCAGGACAGCTCAGGACCATAACTTTTAACTTCAATTGTTATATCATACTGAGAAACCTGTGTCAccagagaaatgtgaaaaattgaCAGCTCCCATCAGAGAACTAGCTAAATGCCAGAAGACCAAACCAATTAGTTGGGTTTTTCCTTCTAGTGTTAGATTTGATGAGCTTTGGTCTTTCATACTACTCAGTAAAGACTCTGGGGGTATCAATTAAGACATCTGCCATAAAAGCCACTCTCACCCTTTCAAGCATACAAAGAGAGCTTTCTTACATAGTTTCTTAAACACAGTTCATGAAACTACAGCAGCATACGTCTCTCTGTATTTGTTATTATTGGCTAAGTGTTGTCTGACTTTCAGGTAACCTGGAGACCGAGGTGTTTGCTTGCCTACAGCACTGTCTTAAATAGCATGCAACTAGCCAATTCTTTCCGCAAGACATAAATCACATTTGTTGAAAGAGAAAGTGATACATTGTGACCTGAGCTGGTTTAATCTAACATGTTCTATTGTTTCACTTGTTTAAACAAATGCTTTAGGGAGTTGGCATTTTCCTTAGAACTTGTTACAAGAACACTTCCTCTGGTGAGGTCAGTCCAATGGCTCACATTCACAGAGGTTACATTGAACTAAAGGGAAGGATACCAACCTTGTTTAAATAGGAATTCAGAGTAGTGCAAACCAGGATTGTTGGGCAtatctttccttctctcatttgTGACCATTAATACATCTTGGGCTGCATCCCTAAGGAAAGACTAATCCATTCCACTTTAGCTTCAGGACTGTGTCAGTATCCAATAGAGCTGGTATACTTAGGTATGAATTCCATCTATATGTCTAATCCCTATACATATACCTCATACTCTGGTACCTCCGGATTACAGCTATACATAGTCTTACTCGATCTCTGGATCTCACTTATGTCTCAGAGCTGCCAGCCCTTAAAATCCTGACATCTATATAGGATTTGTTTCAGTAAAGATCTCAGATATATCTCAGTAGACGGCTGAAAAAGAAAGAGTCATAAAGTGAATTTTTTGCACCTGACAACTGCATTAGCAATTGGCGTAAATAATGCCAGTTGCTTTTTGCATAATAATTTTTAGTATTATATTTCCTCTTCTTGTTGAACGCTGCCCTTCCAATTTGTATTAAGCAGTAAGTAATAAATGCTATAAATAAGAATTCTACAGGTGTCTAAATGCAAAATATAGTCATTGTTTTACTATAAGGAGAAAATGTTACTTGAGTGAAACATTCAGAATTTGTTCTGACAAGCATTTTGTGCCAGAACAAAAAACATTTAGCAGTAGGAATCAGTAAGAAAATcaccatgttttctttcttcactgtAGGATATTAACAATTACACTTTACCTGTTTGGGCTACTCATGGTGTCAGGACCAAGCTGATAAAGCTCTCAGAATTGTTATTGCAGGCGGAATTTGGGTTccacaaacaaatacaaaaatcacGTTTGCAGGGAGGTAAGCCAAATTCTTACCCCATTTAAAACCAAGAGTAgaatgggaaagaagaaagggtaTATAACAAACATTGCTGCTGATTCCGTAGTAGAACTGTGAAAGATGCCATGATGTGGATGTTAGTGAttagcactgaaatattttgattaatgGGAAGAGAGATGGTGAGGATATGAATCACAAATATCCTCATCCAACATTATAAAGGTGGTACCATTTTGGTTACACTGTATAAGAAATCCAAAGTAATACACAGATTCTTGCTGAATTGAATCAAGTCTGAATTTAATGTAAGCCACCATGCTTAACTtaacaaaatgttatttgtaaTAATCTCTAGGATGGTAACTTTGTTGCCTCACAGTCTTCATATTCCATTACTGAGAGTACTAAAATGAgattattaaactgcttttaaactCAGCAAACAgtagctgaaatttaaaaataatttatacctTTTTAATCACTCATTCTCCTCCATTCATCCACTGTCACCCTTTAGgcctcatttttgttttctatggaCACTGTACAGTCAGGCTCTGTGAGCTACAAGGATAAATCACATATAAGCATGCCTtaatttgtttgcctttttgGAGCTCCAACTTACAAAACTAAGCACAAAGGTCCAACCTCTGCTCTTGCTTTACTAACaattgctattaaaaatgtgCCAGTAGCTGAAGACAATACACGTGTCTAATTCTGCGAGAGTGTATAGTTCTCATTTTAGGATTTGAATTCATCAAGATTCCAACCTATGCTAACATACTAGCACAGCCATTGATTTAATTCATATAGTTTGTCTTACAACTTTTCAGCGTTAACAAAATACAGACAACCACATAATTTAAGAAGGCCCAGAGTTCGAAGGatgtgctctttctttttctctggaaatcaGGAAGTCAATGGAGTTACACACAAAAGAGGGTAGTATTCATTACTGTGCTCTTCTTGCACTGTTCTGCCAGCACAAAGCAGCTGTGAATGCACTGTTTGAAGCTGTTGAGGCTATTACAGATCCCCAAAACATTttacacagaagcaaaatagGCCTACTGTTCATGTAAAAGATAGCACCAGAATTAACCAGGGCACTCCGCACAAATTACCTATAAAGTAAATTGAATAAATGTGATGCATTTAAAGACAGATTGTGTTAAAACAGTAACAAGTGATACAGATGTTAACACAAGCATCCCTTTCATTGTCATTGCTTCCCTATTTTCTTTCAggtattcttttaaaaactattctaAAGCATATCTCAGATGCTAGAAAGCCTTCACACCAGCAAAAAATGGTTATGTATTCTGCGGTGagtcctttctgtttcttttatgctCCCTTTCTGCAGTTATTAAATGTAGTGAAAGCcacaaaactttatttctttcatgAAATACCGCTACAAGCATTTTTTATTTGGTTAACCTTAAATATCATtggattattttcattctttaaggAACAGACACCACTTTGAAGCCTGCAGCATTCCATTTTCCACCTGATGTCATGCCTTGTTTCATTGTAATATTGTTTTGATTgagcagagaactggaaaaaCCATGCCTCATGTTTTATTGAACCTCTATCACAAAGATAATTTAGAAACAATCCTCCTGCTTCCTGCATCTCTTtcagatgcaaaaagaaaagaaaagaaaaattaagttataGTTATTTTAGAAGTTCTTATGAAGGCAGTTACTCAGTTGTGACTTTATACTTTTGTTTAGAATGTGCAAACACTGTCATTGGAGAAGGTAATTTTTGGATTGCTCTCTGTACAAAGCTCCTATTTCTAAACTGCAGTTAGATTATGACCTATCAGGTATATATCAGCCAAAGAGCTTACTGATCTGGTCTCGAATACTGTTTACTTAATACGCAAAATCACtagttctttttaaaagaagttttaacAGTTCCTACTAGCTTTGATAAGAACTGCAAGTGACTAAGACTTCTTAAATATTTACACATATGTACACTTTATACATGCAGTATCTCAGTTTGTACAGCCATAAAAGGACAGTATTTGCTCAACGTTGCAGAGGGCAAGTATTAATGAGGCCACATAAGCCATGTTAAGTGGACAGATAATGTGCTGGACATATTGTTAAATAAGAGGTACATGCAATCATTTTCAATAGGCCTTTAATTAAAGGTTTCTTGTATTTACAGCATGCACCCACCATTGTTGCCTTACAGATGGCACTCAATGTCTTCAATGGGAAATTGCCTCCTTacagtgcctgtcatttttttgaactttaccaggaaaaaaatgggcaAGTATCTGCAAGCTGTACTGTTAacatattctttttctaaaaagcaaTTTACTGATACCCCAGACTAATTAAACTGGATACACAAGGTTCACTACACAGGGAAAGATTATAGATtgattttaattattataattggACTCAATTTAGCAGTTATTGACAGTAGCAGAATCATAGCACTGCAGCCTGAAAACCCTCTATATATTGCTTCATTAGAGTTATAACAGGTTTTACTCCACCTTTTTTATCTATTTAACTCCTTGACTCTCTACCAAGAAGACAAACTACATGCAAATTGGTGCTGACCATCTATTGTTTAAAAAGATCTCTTCGGAGTATTAATGGTACATATTAATAGCCAGACAAGTAAGCTGGCTAAAAGTTTGTCCCAAAGTACAATCACTACAACATGGAAAGGCCATGTGGTTCTGCATACCTAACTTTATTTTGACCcttctgtattttgaaacagGCAATACACCATAGAAATGTACTATCGGAATAATTCTTTAAGAGATCCTCACCCCCTCACTCTCCCTGGCTGCAAATTTCGCTGTCCACTGGAGAGGTTTACTCATTTGGTCTCCCCAGTCCTAGTACACCATTGGACAAGAGAATGTAGGATGTAGGACATAAAAAGAGGTAAGTTAAGTGCTTTGGGCACATGTACCCAAAAGTAAAGTCAGGATTACATCTTCTGCCAAGAGCTCATTTGAAGTAACAATCATTTTCATAAGGGTCtggtctgaaatgaaaaatattcagatcCAGTAAGACAGATTGTACCCATGGCCATAATTTCTATTCTATTGATAAATTTATCTATTCCAGCCCAACTTTCTGGTGAAATGGAATCAAGACTGATGAGACTTGAGGGTACTatttttcatggggtttttttgttttagtacAGTCAAAAAGACCTTCAGTTACTGAGGAAGCAGATACAAATGCGCCGAATTATAACAATTCACCTTATCTTCTCTAACTGTAGAATATTTGTCCGAGCTGATTAACAACATTATGCATTCGCTTGATTTTAGGAGACATTCAGAGACCAAAACAGATAAATATTGAATAGTATACCAGACTGGTACTTACCAGAATGTCAAACATATACAGACACACATTGGCATACTGACACATTCCCTAGTAAGTTGTCTGTATCTCCATATTAGGATgtctaattttccattttgacCACTGATTATATTTACATTTGCAGAAAGAGGGAACAGGAAGGCAGAGAATTACACTGTCTCGTATCTAGCTCTATAATCCTtaaaagagatgaaaagcaaacagGCCCCGGGATTCTAAAGTGTCCCCACTTTTTTGATGATCAAATGCTGTACCTAATGTTAAAAAATCCCATATGTCTTTCTGAATCACTGATCTCAAGAAGAATTTGAAATGTCAGAGATTAGAAGAATACAGGCAAGCCATCTCACCTGGTTGCAAATAATTTCCTGTTAAATATCTTGAAGCCATGAACAGACTGGAGATAGCTTAGCCAGAGTGAATGAATAATT
Protein-coding sequences here:
- the LOC142406851 gene encoding prostatic acid phosphatase-like — its product is MRARQLVCGIWSLCFMFCLFCIFLHQTTAKRKLKFVSVVFRHGDHTPLEFFPTDKHKEVARQQGYGQLTKLGIQQQYELGQYLRRRYSYFLSVVYKQCEIYVQSTDCDHTLMSAQASLAGLYPPTQGQIWNPRILWQPIPVHTVPPSHDNLLYLPFSHCPKYNELLRETFATRDFQRQLKQYRPFLKFLATHTGYPLKKLNTERIWKLSDTLQYEDINNYTLPVWATHGVRTKLIKLSELLLQAEFGFHKQIQKSRLQGGILLKTILKHISDARKPSHQQKMVMYSAHAPTIVALQMALNVFNGKLPPYSACHFFELYQEKNGQYTIEMYYRNNSLRDPHPLTLPGCKFRCPLERFTHLVSPVLVHHWTRECVLSMIFSVISFMKQLLPHCDVTTV